A genomic segment from Stenotrophomonas maltophilia encodes:
- the holA gene encoding DNA polymerase III subunit delta: protein MELRPEQLASQGADTPLAPVYLIAGPETLRVLEAADAIRARARASGIGEREVFDADGRDFDWNQLDASFNAPSLFSARRLVEVRLPSGKPGKDGAEVISQFCANPAPDVVLMITANEWSKAHQGKWAEAVSRIGVLSVAWAIKPHELPDWIERRLRGKGLRADPAAVQRLAERVEGNLLAAAQEIDKLALLADGQPLDVERMESLVADAARYDVFRLVEATFSGQPPAVLRMLAGLRGEGEAVAALMPIVIRELLAGAGLARVQARGGNLAAEMKSRGIWESRQAPYKRALQRHPEGKRWERFVAEAGLVDRIAKGRADGDAWLALERLLVAVAEPRAVRLLARA from the coding sequence ATGGAACTGCGTCCGGAGCAGCTGGCCAGCCAGGGCGCTGACACCCCGTTGGCGCCGGTGTACCTGATCGCAGGCCCGGAAACCCTGCGCGTGCTGGAGGCGGCAGATGCCATCCGCGCGCGTGCACGCGCTTCGGGCATCGGCGAACGCGAAGTGTTCGACGCCGACGGGCGTGATTTCGACTGGAACCAGCTCGACGCCAGCTTCAATGCGCCCAGCCTGTTCAGCGCCCGCCGCCTGGTCGAGGTGCGCCTGCCCAGCGGCAAGCCAGGCAAGGATGGCGCCGAGGTGATCAGCCAGTTCTGCGCCAATCCGGCGCCGGACGTGGTGCTGATGATCACGGCCAATGAATGGAGCAAGGCCCATCAGGGCAAATGGGCCGAGGCGGTCAGCCGCATCGGCGTGCTGTCGGTGGCCTGGGCGATCAAGCCGCACGAACTGCCGGACTGGATCGAGCGTCGCCTGCGCGGCAAGGGCCTGCGTGCCGACCCGGCCGCCGTGCAGCGCCTGGCCGAGCGGGTGGAGGGCAACCTGCTGGCCGCCGCCCAGGAAATCGACAAGCTGGCGCTGTTGGCCGATGGCCAACCGCTGGATGTGGAACGGATGGAGTCGCTGGTGGCTGATGCTGCCCGCTACGACGTGTTCCGGCTGGTGGAGGCGACGTTCTCCGGCCAGCCACCGGCCGTGCTGCGCATGCTGGCTGGCCTGCGCGGCGAGGGCGAAGCGGTGGCCGCACTGATGCCGATCGTGATCCGTGAACTGCTGGCCGGTGCCGGCCTGGCCCGGGTGCAGGCCCGTGGCGGCAACCTGGCCGCCGAAATGAAATCGCGTGGTATCTGGGAATCGCGGCAGGCGCCCTACAAGCGCGCGCTGCAGCGGCACCCGGAAGGCAAGCGCTGGGAACGCTTCGTGGCCGAAGCCGGTCTGGTCGACCGCATCGCCAAGGGGCGGGCCGACGGCGATGCCTGGCTGGCGCTGGAGCGCCTGCTGGTGGCCGTGGCCGAACCGCGTGCCGTGCGCCTGCTGGCGCGGGCCTGA
- the lptE gene encoding LPS assembly lipoprotein LptE — protein MTRILLALVLVLGLAGCGFHLRNKLMLPTDTAPVKVVSTAPYSELVKLLNRSLLASGAKLADEDSKGPSAQLQVLSERWGDLPIAIDSQGRAQEYSLRYAVIFIFRREDGSELVPQQVIELSRDYVSPPTDATGTTTEREILATELRREMSASIIRRIDSVVRAEIEKGGSLSAPKAKPIEGAVPAEPAAAVKH, from the coding sequence ATGACCCGAATCCTGCTTGCCCTCGTTCTTGTCCTCGGCCTCGCCGGCTGCGGCTTCCATCTGCGCAACAAGCTGATGCTGCCGACCGACACCGCCCCGGTGAAGGTGGTGTCCACCGCCCCGTACAGTGAACTGGTCAAGCTGCTCAATCGCAGCCTGCTGGCCTCCGGTGCCAAGCTGGCCGATGAGGACAGCAAGGGACCCAGTGCCCAGCTGCAGGTGTTGTCCGAGCGCTGGGGTGACCTGCCGATCGCCATCGACTCGCAGGGCCGCGCACAGGAATACAGCCTGCGCTACGCCGTGATCTTCATCTTCCGCCGCGAGGATGGCAGCGAACTGGTGCCGCAGCAGGTGATTGAACTGTCGCGCGACTACGTGTCGCCGCCGACCGACGCCACCGGTACCACCACCGAACGCGAAATCCTGGCCACGGAGCTGCGCCGGGAAATGTCCGCCTCGATCATCCGTCGTATCGACAGCGTGGTCCGCGCCGAGATCGAGAAGGGTGGCAGCCTGTCCGCGCCGAAGGCCAAGCCGATCGAGGGTGCGGTGCCGGCCGAGCCGGCCGCTGCCGTCAAGCACTGA